A window of Ictalurus furcatus strain D&B chromosome 18, Billie_1.0, whole genome shotgun sequence contains these coding sequences:
- the ppp1r26 gene encoding protein phosphatase 1 regulatory subunit 26 isoform X1, with translation MFLKTVPPVVAVHSEWRSGKSLSLPLCFNDSASDSDFVSSSGTPIPHKVQMIIDSLCSTQSSDMSNEVNASSQSALNLPKSSCGGHKSCHMDTLARSRRAATDSSKLHAYGSDATEGSDSDDSVDRGIEEAIQEYLKEKVDHQHKREPMESPIQTPKIEQGGICIPDVPTQLMHSTKVLSTSNHTLKGSKGIQPLVTLKKKKKTINENPVGKTGAAKALPTKALASSGTPFCLPQVDCTPPSLRIKVEEEDLMDSSSDDGIEEAIQKFQQEEKERNEGLRYFQLKEVLDSSSDDGIEEAIRNYQQEQQKDKEHKLHPKQSCLMSDRISVKPLKKLAKKKNKKKNAVEPKEMKCASPKPVGLSLSMLPTCCLRASEDPLCTTRAEEPQDGRQIHSTLTVNTTAELMCAEAILDISKTVMPVAFEPTLDLACTPATETPSFLPTGVSLQQYEKSDESSVDSEDGIEQEIRKFLELKAKLHEQATTTDYSGVSTVSKATQHIKVEEDQNKVLRLSFSRKRKRKEEASTRCKPGIAGNTIKEEPQTKPVTQSDFSPVTWHTCSPNTVKNSNPTQNSPQHSITEGFTSMNKGSSCGTSPPKSFIGSERNYSSDKSSSLDSDEDLDAAIKDLLKTKKKVKKKVRDMKLKAGKSHKPMQLPGTDALKKHKSVKDQKLVLAAKPTKPNTIKSSKGLMGIPRQDKGAKPKVLKSQKNIKKPKVLTKDDQGSGHKIAVHDVQSTHVDEDSSSVDSDDSIEQEIRRFLAEKAKGSSTPVTTLKQDNVGGEEEAAFGAFAEKNVKIEELQTKCSDLKRASLSVDPNQDEQTQGTAVNIKGPDSSFASYCSLEEDRTGDQLHERTLHECRNISLDTDKDWAQKVTGKFIDRTDSEPFVLNVAGPQEPKGEAQHQNLFLMKHDNCSISTAREDSSADLSSSLQNRCRIPLIEVISTVCPSTPTIGKHFISSSSEVLMVAKEDCQESPAESRSDSVDLYSWERKGQWDQPPKLTSNTRHTSSNPAHLSRHLPPYPSHLSCVPLPLALSQPRSGASLVHLRRDQPSVVALSAHKSTHLQLRNAQKDTRKMSEGREEEQERCIDETDVESGEERTDKRQQQCNQSLSTCIDAGVLLSPYIALNTEERSQKFRHSKQRVLKCARRKLQFVFSSVKMKSI, from the exons ATGTTTCTGAAAACGGTTCCTCCTGTGGTGGCAGTTCACTCAGAATGGAGGTCCGGTAAGAGCTTGAGCCTGCCACTTTGCTTCAATGATAGTGCTTCAGACAGTGACTTTGTATCTTCCAGCGGAACCCCCATCCCGCACAAAGTCCAGATGATCATTGACAGCCTCTGCAGCACACAGTCCTCAGATATGAGCAATGAGGTCAACGCTAGTTCCCAGTCTGCCCTCAACCTGCCCAAGTCGTCATGTGGAGGCCACAAGTCTTGTCACATGGACACACTAGCAAGGTCTCGACGAGCAGCGACAGACAGCAGTAAGCTTCATGCATATGGCTCTGATGCCACTGAAGGTTCCGACAGCGACGATTCAGTAGATCGAGGGATCGAGGAGGCCATCCAGGAGTACCTGAAGGAGAAAGTGGACCACCAGCATAAAAGGGAGCCAATGGAGAGCCCAATACAGACACCTAAAATTGAGCAGGGAGGCATTTGTATTCCAGACGTACCTACACAGCTCATGCATTCCACCAAGGTACTAAGCACTAGCAACCATACCCTGAAAGGTTCAAAAGGAATCCAGCCATTGGTAAccttgaagaaaaagaaaaaaacaatcaacGAGAACCCAGTTGGAAAAACAGGTGCTGCTAAAGCCTTGCCTACAAAAGCTCTGGCTTCCTCTGGAACACCTTTCTGTTTGCCACAAGTGGATTGTACACCACCTTCACTCAGAAtaaaggtggaggaggaagattTAATGGATTCAAGCAGTGATGATGGCATCGAAGAGGCCATACAGAAATTTCAGCAAGAAGAGAAGGAGCGTAACGAGGGCTTGAGGTACTTTCAGCTGAAGGAGGTACTGGACTCTAGTAGTGATGATGGCATTGAGGAGGCCATCCGGAACTACCAACAGGAACAGCAGAAGGACAAAGAACACAAACTTCACCCAAAGCAAAGTTGTTTGATGTCTGATCGCATCAGTgttaaacctttaaaaaaactagctaagaagaaaaacaaaaagaaaaatgcagtgGAACCTAAAGAAATGAAGTGTGCTTCACCTAAACCTGTAGGCCTCTCTCTCAGCATGTTGCCTACATGTTGCCTGAGGGCCAGTGAAGATCCACTGTGCACCACTAGAGCCGAAGAGCCACAGGATGGGCGGCAGATTCACTCCACACTCACTGTCAACACTACTGCCGAGCTGATGTGTGCTGAGGCCATCTTGGACATCTCCAAGACTGTCATGCCAGTAGCATTTGAGCCCACCTTGGACCTAGCCTGTACCCCTGCAACAGAGACTCCATCTTTCCTTCCCACTGGTGTTTCACTACAGCAGTATGAAAAGAGTGACGAGAGCTCTGTGGACAGCGAGGATGGAATTGAGCAAGAGATTCGTAAATTTCTGGAGCTTAAAGCAAAGCTGCATGAACAGGCAACCACAACTGACTACTCTGGAGTATCCACAGTCTCTAAAGCCACACAGCACATTAAAGTTGAGGAGGATCAGAACAAAGTACTGAGACTGTCCTTCTCACGTAAAAGGAAACGGAAAGAAGAAGCTAGCACGAGATGTAAACCAGGAATTGCTGGTAATACCATCAAAGAGGAGCCTCAAACCAAGCCCGTAACCCAGAGTGATTTTTCTCCTGTTACGTGGCACACCTGTAGCCCAAATACAGTAAAGAACAGCAACCCTACACAGAACTCTCCCCAGCATAGCATTACCGAAGGATTCACATCCATGAACAAGGGTTCCAGCTGTGGAACCAGCCCCCCAAAGTCTTTTATTGGCTCTGAGAGGAATTACAGCAGTGACAAGAGTAGCTCGTTGGACAGTGATGAGGATCTTGATGCAGCAATAAAAGATTTGCTCAAGAcgaagaaaaaagtgaaaaagaaagtcCGGGACATGAAACTCAAGGCAGGAAAGAGCCATAAACCCATGCAACTACCAGGAACTGACgccttaaaaaaacacaaatctgtCAAGGATCAAAAATTGGTTCTTGCGGCTAAACCCACAAAACCCAATACTATAAAAAGCAGTAAAGGGCTGATGGGCATACCCAGACAGGACAAAGGTGCTAAACCTAAAGTTTTGAAGTCACAGAAGAACATCAAGAAACCTAAAGTCTTAACAAAGGACGATCAGGGCTCTGGACACAAGATAGCAGTCCATGACGTCCAGTCTACACATGTCGATGAGGACAGCAGCTCAGTAGACAGCGATGACAGCATTGAACAAGAGATCCGTAGGTTCTTGGCTGAGAAAGCAAAAGGGTCTTCTACACCAGTGACCACACTGAAGCAGGATAACGTTGGAGGCGAAGAAGAAGCTGCCTTTGGTGCATTTGCagagaaaaatgtcaaaatagaGGAGCTTCAGACAAAGTGTTCTGATCTCAAAAGGGCTTCATTGAGCGTGGACCCAAATCAGGACGAGCAAACACAGGGCACTGCCGTGAACATTAAGGGACCAGATTCCTCATTTGCCAGCTATTGCAGTTTGGAAGAGGATAGGACCGGTGATCAATTGCATGAGAGGACTTTGCATGAGTGTAGGAATATCAGCTTAGACACAGACAAGGATTGGGCTCAAAAGGTAACAGGAAAGTTCATAGACAGAACAGATTCTGAACCATTTGTTCTTAATGTAGCTGGCCCACAGGAGCCCAAGGGTGAAGCGCAGCATCAGAACTTGTTCCTGATGAAGCACGATAACTGCAGTATAAGTACAGCTAGGGAAGATTCTTCAGCAGACCTGTCTAGCAGCTTGCAGAACAGGTGTAGAATTCCTCTTATAGAGGTTATCAGCACTGTGTGTCCCTCTACCCCCACAATAGGGAAACACTTTATTAGTTCCTCTTCAGAGGTTCTCATGGTTGCCAAGGAAGATTGCCAGGAAAGTCCTGCTGAGAGCAGGTCGGATTCAGTCGACCTGTACAGTTGGGAAAGGAAAGGACAATGGGACCAGCCACCTAAACTGACCTCCAACACCAGACACACATCCTCAAACCCTGCGCACCTATCCCGGCACCTGCCTCCTTACCCCTCTCATCTTTCATGTGTCCCCCTGCCCCTTGCCCTATCCCAGCCACGTTCTGGTGCTAGCTTGGTGCACCTCCGCAGAGATCAGCCCTCAGTTGTAGCTCTGTCAGCTCACAAGTCCACTCACCTGCAGCTTAGAAATGCACAGAAAGATACCAGAAAAATGAGtgaagggagggaggaggagcaggagaggTGCATAGATGAGACAGATGTAGAATCAGGTGAAGAGAGGACAGATAAGAGACAGCAGCAATGCAACCA ATCTCTGTCCACCTGTATTGATGCAGGTGTGCTTCTCAGTCCCTACATTGCCCTCAACACAGAGGAAAGGAGCCAGAAATTCCGACACAGTAAGCAG
- the ppp1r26 gene encoding protein phosphatase 1 regulatory subunit 26 isoform X2 — translation MFLKTVPPVVAVHSEWRSGKSLSLPLCFNDSASDSDFVSSSGTPIPHKVQMIIDSLCSTQSSDMSNEVNASSQSALNLPKSSCGGHKSCHMDTLARSRRAATDSSKLHAYGSDATEGSDSDDSVDRGIEEAIQEYLKEKVDHQHKREPMESPIQTPKIEQGGICIPDVPTQLMHSTKVLSTSNHTLKGSKGIQPLVTLKKKKKTINENPVGKTGAAKALPTKALASSGTPFCLPQVDCTPPSLRIKVEEEDLMDSSSDDGIEEAIQKFQQEEKERNEGLRYFQLKEVLDSSSDDGIEEAIRNYQQEQQKDKEHKLHPKQSCLMSDRISVKPLKKLAKKKNKKKNAVEPKEMKCASPKPVGLSLSMLPTCCLRASEDPLCTTRAEEPQDGRQIHSTLTVNTTAELMCAEAILDISKTVMPVAFEPTLDLACTPATETPSFLPTGVSLQQYEKSDESSVDSEDGIEQEIRKFLELKAKLHEQATTTDYSGVSTVSKATQHIKVEEDQNKVLRLSFSRKRKRKEEASTRCKPGIAGNTIKEEPQTKPVTQSDFSPVTWHTCSPNTVKNSNPTQNSPQHSITEGFTSMNKGSSCGTSPPKSFIGSERNYSSDKSSSLDSDEDLDAAIKDLLKTKKKVKKKVRDMKLKAGKSHKPMQLPGTDALKKHKSVKDQKLVLAAKPTKPNTIKSSKGLMGIPRQDKGAKPKVLKSQKNIKKPKVLTKDDQGSGHKIAVHDVQSTHVDEDSSSVDSDDSIEQEIRRFLAEKAKGSSTPVTTLKQDNVGGEEEAAFGAFAEKNVKIEELQTKCSDLKRASLSVDPNQDEQTQGTAVNIKGPDSSFASYCSLEEDRTGDQLHERTLHECRNISLDTDKDWAQKVTGKFIDRTDSEPFVLNVAGPQEPKGEAQHQNLFLMKHDNCSISTAREDSSADLSSSLQNRCRIPLIEVISTVCPSTPTIGKHFISSSSEVLMVAKEDCQESPAESRSDSVDLYSWERKGQWDQPPKLTSNTRHTSSNPAHLSRHLPPYPSHLSCVPLPLALSQPRSGASLVHLRRDQPSVVALSAHKSTHLQLRNAQKDTRKMSEGREEEQERCIDETDVESGEERTDKRQQQCNQKEQTFLKTS, via the exons ATGTTTCTGAAAACGGTTCCTCCTGTGGTGGCAGTTCACTCAGAATGGAGGTCCGGTAAGAGCTTGAGCCTGCCACTTTGCTTCAATGATAGTGCTTCAGACAGTGACTTTGTATCTTCCAGCGGAACCCCCATCCCGCACAAAGTCCAGATGATCATTGACAGCCTCTGCAGCACACAGTCCTCAGATATGAGCAATGAGGTCAACGCTAGTTCCCAGTCTGCCCTCAACCTGCCCAAGTCGTCATGTGGAGGCCACAAGTCTTGTCACATGGACACACTAGCAAGGTCTCGACGAGCAGCGACAGACAGCAGTAAGCTTCATGCATATGGCTCTGATGCCACTGAAGGTTCCGACAGCGACGATTCAGTAGATCGAGGGATCGAGGAGGCCATCCAGGAGTACCTGAAGGAGAAAGTGGACCACCAGCATAAAAGGGAGCCAATGGAGAGCCCAATACAGACACCTAAAATTGAGCAGGGAGGCATTTGTATTCCAGACGTACCTACACAGCTCATGCATTCCACCAAGGTACTAAGCACTAGCAACCATACCCTGAAAGGTTCAAAAGGAATCCAGCCATTGGTAAccttgaagaaaaagaaaaaaacaatcaacGAGAACCCAGTTGGAAAAACAGGTGCTGCTAAAGCCTTGCCTACAAAAGCTCTGGCTTCCTCTGGAACACCTTTCTGTTTGCCACAAGTGGATTGTACACCACCTTCACTCAGAAtaaaggtggaggaggaagattTAATGGATTCAAGCAGTGATGATGGCATCGAAGAGGCCATACAGAAATTTCAGCAAGAAGAGAAGGAGCGTAACGAGGGCTTGAGGTACTTTCAGCTGAAGGAGGTACTGGACTCTAGTAGTGATGATGGCATTGAGGAGGCCATCCGGAACTACCAACAGGAACAGCAGAAGGACAAAGAACACAAACTTCACCCAAAGCAAAGTTGTTTGATGTCTGATCGCATCAGTgttaaacctttaaaaaaactagctaagaagaaaaacaaaaagaaaaatgcagtgGAACCTAAAGAAATGAAGTGTGCTTCACCTAAACCTGTAGGCCTCTCTCTCAGCATGTTGCCTACATGTTGCCTGAGGGCCAGTGAAGATCCACTGTGCACCACTAGAGCCGAAGAGCCACAGGATGGGCGGCAGATTCACTCCACACTCACTGTCAACACTACTGCCGAGCTGATGTGTGCTGAGGCCATCTTGGACATCTCCAAGACTGTCATGCCAGTAGCATTTGAGCCCACCTTGGACCTAGCCTGTACCCCTGCAACAGAGACTCCATCTTTCCTTCCCACTGGTGTTTCACTACAGCAGTATGAAAAGAGTGACGAGAGCTCTGTGGACAGCGAGGATGGAATTGAGCAAGAGATTCGTAAATTTCTGGAGCTTAAAGCAAAGCTGCATGAACAGGCAACCACAACTGACTACTCTGGAGTATCCACAGTCTCTAAAGCCACACAGCACATTAAAGTTGAGGAGGATCAGAACAAAGTACTGAGACTGTCCTTCTCACGTAAAAGGAAACGGAAAGAAGAAGCTAGCACGAGATGTAAACCAGGAATTGCTGGTAATACCATCAAAGAGGAGCCTCAAACCAAGCCCGTAACCCAGAGTGATTTTTCTCCTGTTACGTGGCACACCTGTAGCCCAAATACAGTAAAGAACAGCAACCCTACACAGAACTCTCCCCAGCATAGCATTACCGAAGGATTCACATCCATGAACAAGGGTTCCAGCTGTGGAACCAGCCCCCCAAAGTCTTTTATTGGCTCTGAGAGGAATTACAGCAGTGACAAGAGTAGCTCGTTGGACAGTGATGAGGATCTTGATGCAGCAATAAAAGATTTGCTCAAGAcgaagaaaaaagtgaaaaagaaagtcCGGGACATGAAACTCAAGGCAGGAAAGAGCCATAAACCCATGCAACTACCAGGAACTGACgccttaaaaaaacacaaatctgtCAAGGATCAAAAATTGGTTCTTGCGGCTAAACCCACAAAACCCAATACTATAAAAAGCAGTAAAGGGCTGATGGGCATACCCAGACAGGACAAAGGTGCTAAACCTAAAGTTTTGAAGTCACAGAAGAACATCAAGAAACCTAAAGTCTTAACAAAGGACGATCAGGGCTCTGGACACAAGATAGCAGTCCATGACGTCCAGTCTACACATGTCGATGAGGACAGCAGCTCAGTAGACAGCGATGACAGCATTGAACAAGAGATCCGTAGGTTCTTGGCTGAGAAAGCAAAAGGGTCTTCTACACCAGTGACCACACTGAAGCAGGATAACGTTGGAGGCGAAGAAGAAGCTGCCTTTGGTGCATTTGCagagaaaaatgtcaaaatagaGGAGCTTCAGACAAAGTGTTCTGATCTCAAAAGGGCTTCATTGAGCGTGGACCCAAATCAGGACGAGCAAACACAGGGCACTGCCGTGAACATTAAGGGACCAGATTCCTCATTTGCCAGCTATTGCAGTTTGGAAGAGGATAGGACCGGTGATCAATTGCATGAGAGGACTTTGCATGAGTGTAGGAATATCAGCTTAGACACAGACAAGGATTGGGCTCAAAAGGTAACAGGAAAGTTCATAGACAGAACAGATTCTGAACCATTTGTTCTTAATGTAGCTGGCCCACAGGAGCCCAAGGGTGAAGCGCAGCATCAGAACTTGTTCCTGATGAAGCACGATAACTGCAGTATAAGTACAGCTAGGGAAGATTCTTCAGCAGACCTGTCTAGCAGCTTGCAGAACAGGTGTAGAATTCCTCTTATAGAGGTTATCAGCACTGTGTGTCCCTCTACCCCCACAATAGGGAAACACTTTATTAGTTCCTCTTCAGAGGTTCTCATGGTTGCCAAGGAAGATTGCCAGGAAAGTCCTGCTGAGAGCAGGTCGGATTCAGTCGACCTGTACAGTTGGGAAAGGAAAGGACAATGGGACCAGCCACCTAAACTGACCTCCAACACCAGACACACATCCTCAAACCCTGCGCACCTATCCCGGCACCTGCCTCCTTACCCCTCTCATCTTTCATGTGTCCCCCTGCCCCTTGCCCTATCCCAGCCACGTTCTGGTGCTAGCTTGGTGCACCTCCGCAGAGATCAGCCCTCAGTTGTAGCTCTGTCAGCTCACAAGTCCACTCACCTGCAGCTTAGAAATGCACAGAAAGATACCAGAAAAATGAGtgaagggagggaggaggagcaggagaggTGCATAGATGAGACAGATGTAGAATCAGGTGAAGAGAGGACAGATAAGAGACAGCAGCAATGCAACCA aaaagaacagaccttcttgaagacttcatga